In a genomic window of Xylophilus rhododendri:
- a CDS encoding LysR family transcriptional regulator, with product MGKTSLDSLEDFAVFVQVAETRSFAQTARLGGVSASAVAKRMARLEERLKVRLLHRSTRSVTLTAEGAMFLARSRRVLDEVQGAELELSQASRTPRGRLRLSLPMVASLFLPQLAEFMRRHPAIDLHLDLSDRLVDVIEEGFDAVIRTGEHDSSGLTARRLGSWPMLLVASPAYLAARGRPQRPGDLAAHSCLHHCFTKTGKLEPWPLDWSADDPEIALPVTMVSNTLDARVCFAEQGLGIALLPEFSVREGLAAGRLQAVLPDFTVARETTFRIYWPSGRHASPKVRALVDFLVSTH from the coding sequence ATGGGCAAGACCAGCCTCGACAGCCTGGAGGACTTCGCCGTGTTCGTGCAGGTCGCCGAGACCCGCAGCTTCGCCCAGACCGCGCGGCTGGGCGGCGTTTCGGCCTCGGCCGTGGCCAAACGCATGGCGCGGCTGGAAGAGCGCCTGAAGGTGCGGCTGCTCCACCGCAGCACCCGCAGCGTCACCCTGACGGCCGAGGGCGCGATGTTCCTGGCGCGCAGCCGCCGGGTGCTCGACGAGGTGCAGGGGGCGGAGCTGGAGCTGTCGCAGGCCTCGCGCACCCCACGCGGCCGGCTGCGGCTGAGCCTGCCGATGGTCGCCTCGCTCTTCCTGCCGCAACTCGCCGAATTCATGCGCCGCCATCCGGCCATCGACCTGCACCTGGACCTGAGCGACCGCCTGGTCGACGTCATCGAGGAAGGCTTCGACGCCGTCATCCGCACCGGCGAGCACGACAGCTCGGGCCTCACCGCCCGGCGCCTGGGCAGCTGGCCGATGCTGCTGGTGGCCTCGCCCGCCTACCTGGCCGCGCGCGGCCGGCCGCAGCGCCCCGGCGACCTGGCGGCGCACAGCTGCCTGCACCACTGCTTCACCAAGACCGGCAAGCTGGAGCCCTGGCCGCTGGACTGGTCGGCGGACGATCCCGAGATCGCCCTGCCGGTCACCATGGTCAGCAACACACTCGATGCGCGTGTGTGTTTCGCCGAGCAGGGACTGGGCATCGCCCTGCTGCCCGAGTTCTCGGTGCGCGAGGGCCTGGCCGCCGGCCGGCTGCAGGCCGTGCTGCCGGACTTCACCGTGGCGCGCGAAACCACCTTCCGCATCTATTGGCCATCGGGCAGGCACGCCTCGCCCAAGGTGCGGGCCCTGGTCGACTTCCTGGTGTCCACCCACTGA
- a CDS encoding glutamine amidotransferase-related protein gives MNVHFVIHEAFEAPGAYEQWIRERGHRASYSRVYAGDALPASLAQIDMLVVMGGPQSPSTTLAECPHFDAAAECALIAGAADAGKVVIGVCLGAQLIGEALGAPCGHSPEKEIGKFPITMTAAGQAHPWFADFPATFDSGHWHGDMPGLTPDARVLAFSEGCPRQIVEYRPLVFGFQCHLELTPEVVELLIAASAHEFEALRSHRFVQQPAALRAHDYGAMNRTLFGFLDRLASAASPADQP, from the coding sequence ATGAACGTCCATTTCGTCATCCACGAGGCTTTCGAGGCACCCGGCGCCTACGAGCAATGGATCCGCGAACGCGGCCACCGCGCCAGCTACTCGCGTGTCTATGCCGGCGATGCCCTTCCCGCATCGCTGGCGCAGATCGACATGCTGGTCGTGATGGGCGGGCCGCAATCGCCGTCCACCACCCTGGCCGAATGCCCTCATTTCGATGCGGCTGCCGAATGCGCGCTGATCGCCGGCGCGGCCGATGCCGGCAAGGTGGTGATCGGCGTCTGCCTGGGCGCCCAGCTGATCGGCGAGGCGCTCGGCGCGCCCTGCGGCCACAGCCCCGAGAAGGAGATCGGCAAGTTCCCGATCACCATGACGGCCGCCGGCCAGGCCCACCCCTGGTTCGCCGATTTCCCGGCCACGTTCGACTCCGGCCACTGGCACGGCGACATGCCCGGCCTGACGCCGGACGCCAGGGTGCTCGCCTTCAGCGAAGGCTGCCCCCGCCAGATCGTCGAGTACCGGCCGCTGGTGTTTGGGTTCCAGTGCCACCTGGAGCTGACGCCCGAAGTGGTCGAGCTGTTGATCGCCGCCTCGGCCCATGAGTTCGAAGCGCTGCGCTCGCACCGCTTCGTGCAGCAGCCTGCGGCCTTGCGGGCCCACGACTATGGCGCGATGAACCGGACGCTGTTCGGTTTCCTGGACCGGCTGGCCAGCGCCGCTTCACCCGCGGACCAGCCATGA
- a CDS encoding Csu type fimbrial protein — protein MQALLLCAAMAGGSALPHGAAAADASQGMDVRLEVRSRCVLSSASAAVDLSFGTHISFGGEPTDAPIDGQAAVQLTCDSAMDWSVYADLGQNAAGSAQRQLLDSTSGALLAYGLYADAGRSQPLGSTPAGALSGSGTGAEQTLLLYGRIPTGTRLPAAGSYRDTVVLTFWF, from the coding sequence ATGCAGGCCCTGCTGCTGTGCGCCGCCATGGCCGGCGGCAGCGCCCTGCCCCATGGCGCGGCGGCGGCCGACGCCAGCCAGGGCATGGATGTGCGGCTGGAAGTGCGCTCGCGCTGCGTGCTGTCCAGCGCCTCGGCGGCGGTGGATCTGTCTTTCGGCACGCACATCAGCTTCGGCGGCGAGCCGACCGACGCGCCCATCGACGGCCAGGCCGCAGTGCAGCTCACATGCGATTCCGCCATGGACTGGAGCGTGTACGCCGACCTCGGCCAGAACGCCGCGGGCAGCGCCCAGCGCCAGCTGCTCGACAGCACCAGCGGCGCCCTGCTGGCCTACGGCCTCTATGCCGACGCGGGCCGCAGCCAGCCGCTGGGCTCGACCCCGGCCGGCGCCCTCTCCGGCAGCGGCACCGGCGCCGAACAGACGCTGCTGCTCTACGGCCGCATCCCGACCGGCACCCGCCTGCCAGCGGCCGGCAGCTACCGCGACACGGTCGTGTTGACCTTTTGGTTCTAG
- a CDS encoding M16 family metallopeptidase produces the protein MRPGLAAAVLRTLPNGVRLLAMPMPHLQSASVGVFLRVGSRDETAASNGISHVLEHMAFKGTHTRTVQAINLDAERLGAEVNAFTGKDTTGYFMTGLGRHTPALLRMTADIVLNSTYPEQELQRELDVIRQEAIEYDEDPEDSSSELLDRAIWGEDPMGMPVIGTVANIEGFTRQDLLGHVRQHYVAGKTIVAAAGHFDVEAWMAQAAELFAGMPASADPSAWKPPLPAKYVGQALARRFTQVSQVFVNLAYPLMPAPAQEEARLRWRLAASLAAHVFGEGMSSPLVDTVREQLGLAYTAYATMESGDCWANFIVHAVTTPDKLDALLEATGRLLRAQAEAIDPVQLERARNQLTVSRVRAAERSYATMEQAVEELFASGAVTPMARTLALIEDIGAEEVREVFVRMLAHPPALAMTGKGASAKAARRLAASLAA, from the coding sequence ATGAGGCCCGGCCTTGCGGCCGCGGTCCTGCGCACCCTGCCCAACGGGGTGCGGCTGCTGGCCATGCCCATGCCCCATCTGCAGAGCGCCAGCGTCGGCGTCTTCCTGCGGGTGGGATCGCGCGACGAAACGGCCGCCAGCAACGGCATCAGCCATGTGCTCGAGCACATGGCCTTCAAGGGCACCCATACCCGCACGGTGCAGGCGATCAACCTGGATGCGGAACGCCTGGGCGCGGAGGTCAATGCCTTCACCGGCAAGGACACCACCGGCTACTTCATGACCGGCCTGGGCCGCCACACGCCCGCGCTGCTGCGCATGACGGCCGACATCGTGCTCAACAGCACCTATCCCGAGCAGGAGCTGCAGCGCGAGCTCGATGTGATCCGCCAGGAGGCCATCGAGTACGACGAGGATCCCGAGGACAGCTCCAGCGAGCTGCTCGACCGCGCCATCTGGGGCGAGGACCCGATGGGCATGCCGGTGATCGGCACCGTCGCCAACATCGAGGGTTTCACCCGGCAGGACCTGCTGGGCCATGTGCGGCAGCACTATGTGGCGGGCAAGACCATCGTGGCGGCGGCCGGCCATTTCGATGTCGAGGCCTGGATGGCGCAGGCGGCGGAACTGTTTGCCGGCATGCCGGCGTCGGCCGATCCGTCCGCCTGGAAGCCGCCCCTGCCGGCGAAGTACGTCGGCCAGGCGCTGGCCCGGCGCTTCACCCAGGTCTCGCAGGTGTTCGTGAACCTGGCCTATCCGCTGATGCCCGCGCCGGCGCAGGAGGAAGCCCGGCTGCGCTGGCGCCTGGCCGCCTCGCTGGCGGCCCATGTGTTCGGCGAGGGCATGTCCTCGCCCCTGGTCGACACCGTGCGCGAGCAGCTCGGCCTGGCCTACACGGCCTACGCCACGATGGAGAGCGGCGACTGCTGGGCCAACTTCATCGTGCATGCGGTCACCACGCCCGACAAGCTCGATGCGCTGCTGGAAGCGACCGGCCGCCTGCTGCGCGCGCAGGCCGAGGCCATCGATCCGGTGCAACTGGAACGCGCCCGCAACCAGCTGACCGTCTCCCGCGTGCGCGCCGCCGAACGCAGCTACGCCACCATGGAGCAGGCCGTCGAGGAGCTTTTCGCCAGCGGCGCGGTGACACCCATGGCCCGCACGCTGGCGCTGATCGAAGACATCGGCGCGGAGGAGGTGCGGGAGGTCTTCGTGCGTATGCTGGCCCATCCCCCGGCCCTGGCGATGACGGGAAAGGGCGCCAGTGCCAAGGCCGCGCGCAGGCTCGCCGCCAGCCTGGCGGCCTGA
- a CDS encoding type 1 glutamine amidotransferase domain-containing protein, with the protein MSDSKNLSGKKVAILVTDGFEQAELTGPKQALEAAGATTQIVAPSAGKVQGFHHTDKGDSFTVDVTLDTAAPEEFDAVLLPGGVQNADALRTDEHARTFVQKIVRLQKPVAVICHGSWLLVDAELVRGKTLTSWPSLQVDLQNAGAIWVDEEVHVDGLLISSRKPDDIPAFSAKFKEVLAAPAG; encoded by the coding sequence ATGTCCGACAGCAAGAACCTCAGCGGCAAGAAGGTGGCGATCCTCGTGACCGACGGCTTCGAACAGGCAGAACTGACCGGCCCCAAGCAAGCCCTGGAAGCCGCCGGCGCGACGACGCAGATCGTGGCCCCGAGCGCCGGCAAGGTGCAGGGCTTCCACCACACCGACAAGGGCGACAGCTTCACCGTCGATGTGACGCTGGACACCGCCGCCCCCGAGGAGTTCGACGCCGTGCTGCTGCCCGGCGGCGTGCAGAACGCCGACGCACTGCGCACCGACGAACATGCCCGCACCTTCGTGCAGAAGATCGTGCGCCTGCAGAAGCCGGTGGCCGTCATCTGCCACGGCTCCTGGCTGCTGGTGGACGCTGAACTGGTGCGCGGCAAGACACTGACCAGCTGGCCCAGCCTTCAAGTGGACCTGCAGAATGCCGGCGCCATCTGGGTGGACGAGGAAGTCCACGTCGATGGCCTGCTGATCAGCAGCCGCAAGCCGGATGACATTCCGGCATTCAGCGCGAAGTTCAAGGAAGTGCTGGCTGCTCCGGCAGGCTGA
- a CDS encoding MFS transporter — translation MAPSRSTPPTRFPWWGLLALAGAGFITILSEALPAGLLPGIAADLGISVAQAGQLVTLYALGSLMAAIPLVRATQAWRRRPLLLLAIGGFSVVNLVTALSTSYALTLAARFGAGVFAGLLWALLAGHASRMVPAAWQGRAIAVAMVGTPLALSLGIPAGTLLGAAVGWRWAFGVMSLLSVLLFAWVRLGLPDFAGRAGGDGPGVVQALRLPGLRPILALTLLYVLAHNLLYTYVAPWLAHLQAGVRVDSALLAFGVAALGGIWLTGMLVDRWLQPLVWASIALFAAAALVAGLMGQSAVVLLACIACWGLAFGGTATLFQTASARAAGEAGDLAQSMLVTVWNAGMAGGGLLGALLLPRYGAGALPWAVLVLLVLTCLAAAGMPGAGRAAPPLKAGTRTVPPSP, via the coding sequence GTGGCTCCATCTCGCAGCACTCCCCCGACACGTTTTCCCTGGTGGGGCCTGCTGGCCCTGGCCGGGGCGGGTTTCATCACCATCCTGAGCGAGGCGTTGCCGGCTGGCCTGCTGCCGGGCATTGCCGCCGACCTGGGCATTTCCGTCGCGCAGGCGGGCCAGCTGGTCACGCTGTACGCCCTCGGCTCGCTGATGGCCGCGATCCCGCTGGTCCGTGCCACGCAGGCCTGGCGGCGCCGGCCGTTGCTGCTGCTGGCCATCGGCGGCTTCAGTGTGGTGAATCTGGTGACGGCCCTGTCCACCTCGTATGCGTTGACGCTGGCGGCGCGCTTCGGCGCGGGGGTGTTCGCCGGCCTGCTGTGGGCGCTGCTGGCCGGGCATGCCAGCCGCATGGTGCCGGCGGCCTGGCAGGGCCGGGCCATCGCGGTGGCGATGGTGGGCACGCCGCTGGCGCTGTCGCTGGGCATTCCGGCGGGCACGCTGCTGGGCGCGGCGGTAGGCTGGCGCTGGGCCTTTGGCGTGATGTCGCTGCTGTCGGTGCTGCTGTTCGCCTGGGTGCGGCTGGGCCTGCCGGACTTCGCGGGGCGGGCGGGCGGCGACGGGCCGGGTGTCGTACAGGCCCTGCGCCTGCCGGGCCTGCGGCCCATCCTGGCGCTGACGCTGCTCTATGTGCTGGCGCACAACCTGCTCTACACCTATGTGGCGCCCTGGCTGGCGCATCTGCAGGCGGGCGTGCGGGTGGATAGCGCGCTGTTGGCCTTCGGCGTGGCGGCGCTGGGCGGCATCTGGCTGACCGGCATGCTGGTGGACCGCTGGCTGCAGCCGCTGGTGTGGGCCAGCATCGCGCTCTTCGCCGCCGCGGCGCTGGTGGCTGGCCTGATGGGGCAGTCGGCCGTCGTGCTGCTGGCCTGCATCGCCTGCTGGGGCCTGGCCTTCGGCGGCACCGCCACGCTGTTCCAGACTGCCTCGGCCCGGGCCGCGGGCGAGGCGGGGGACCTGGCGCAGTCGATGCTGGTGACGGTGTGGAATGCCGGCATGGCGGGCGGCGGCCTGCTGGGTGCGCTGCTGCTGCCGCGCTACGGGGCGGGCGCCTTGCCATGGGCGGTGCTGGTCTTGCTGGTCCTGACCTGTCTGGCGGCGGCCGGCATGCCCGGCGCCGGGCGCGCTGCGCCGCCGCTCAAGGCCGGAACTCGGACGGTGCCGCCGTCCCCATGA
- a CDS encoding nucleotidyl transferase AbiEii/AbiGii toxin family protein, which produces MVKGLEIFRQKFAAYADQFVLIGGTAASLTMEAAGLDFRATKDLDIVLHVEALTPSFGQAFWTFVAAGGYEVRQASETGKPVFYRFQKPADARYPAMLELFARAPHGLTPAEGSQLTPIPLEEAVSSLSAILLDETYCAFIMAGRREADGLCWVGEDRLIPLKAIAWLELTQRKARGAQVDAKDVRKHLNDVLRLSLLLTPATRMPLAGKIGDDMSRFLVAALADKTIDPKTLQLGNLPGEKLLARIAQAYEIPWPPPKAA; this is translated from the coding sequence ATGGTGAAGGGGCTGGAAATTTTTCGGCAGAAATTTGCGGCCTATGCCGATCAGTTCGTGCTGATCGGCGGCACGGCGGCGAGCTTGACGATGGAGGCGGCCGGGCTGGACTTCCGCGCCACCAAAGACCTCGACATCGTCCTGCATGTCGAAGCGCTGACGCCCTCATTCGGCCAAGCTTTCTGGACCTTCGTGGCAGCGGGTGGCTATGAAGTCCGGCAGGCCAGCGAAACCGGAAAGCCGGTCTTCTACCGCTTCCAGAAGCCGGCCGACGCGCGTTATCCGGCAATGCTCGAGCTGTTCGCCAGAGCGCCCCACGGCTTGACGCCCGCCGAGGGCAGCCAACTCACCCCGATACCGCTCGAAGAAGCCGTGTCCAGCTTGTCCGCCATTCTGCTGGACGAGACCTACTGCGCCTTCATCATGGCAGGGCGCCGCGAGGCGGATGGCCTGTGCTGGGTGGGTGAAGACCGCCTGATCCCGCTCAAGGCCATCGCCTGGCTGGAACTGACGCAACGCAAAGCACGGGGCGCCCAGGTGGACGCGAAGGACGTGCGCAAGCACCTCAACGATGTGCTGCGCCTTTCCCTGCTTCTGACGCCCGCTACCCGCATGCCGCTGGCCGGGAAGATCGGCGATGACATGAGCCGGTTTCTGGTCGCTGCATTGGCTGATAAGACGATCGATCCCAAAACGCTTCAGCTCGGAAATCTGCCGGGCGAAAAACTGCTGGCCCGCATCGCCCAGGCCTATGAAATTCCATGGCCGCCGCCAAAGGCGGCATGA
- a CDS encoding helix-turn-helix domain-containing protein: MGIAATGAKPWARADELPYFLRDAFEFCELQLLGQTVVLAVGRGGGKQSLSEVRTGLDKVKALAGQPAVYVTQALASYDRRRLIEQKVSFLVPGNQLYLPDLGLDLREYFRQRAPATAAALSPSAQAMLIAALLRQPWQADWQASELATALGYTPMTLSRAVKELTASGLATAYTVGRSRWLRMELPPAQIWERAMPALRTPVRRTVWVAAPGPAAPAFARIAGLSALAHHSMLAEPISPVYALTIADWKHAIDAGVQELPEPEPGAQEWQLWNYSPALDPNAVTVDPLSLTLSLREKTDDRIQLALEELKEQFPW, translated from the coding sequence TTGGGCATTGCCGCGACCGGTGCGAAGCCTTGGGCGCGTGCCGACGAACTGCCTTATTTCCTGCGTGATGCCTTCGAGTTCTGCGAACTTCAGTTGCTCGGGCAGACCGTCGTCCTGGCGGTGGGGCGCGGAGGCGGCAAGCAGTCGCTCAGCGAAGTCCGGACCGGGCTGGACAAGGTCAAGGCGCTGGCCGGTCAGCCGGCGGTGTATGTCACGCAGGCACTGGCGTCCTACGACCGCAGGCGGCTGATCGAACAGAAGGTCTCCTTCCTCGTGCCTGGCAACCAGCTCTACCTGCCGGACCTGGGCCTGGACCTGCGCGAGTACTTCCGCCAGCGCGCCCCGGCGACAGCTGCGGCGCTGAGCCCGTCGGCGCAGGCCATGCTGATCGCGGCCTTGCTTCGCCAGCCCTGGCAGGCCGACTGGCAAGCTTCGGAGCTCGCGACAGCCCTGGGCTATACGCCGATGACCTTGTCGCGCGCCGTCAAGGAGCTGACCGCGAGCGGCCTGGCGACGGCCTACACGGTCGGCCGGTCGCGCTGGCTGCGCATGGAACTTCCGCCAGCGCAGATCTGGGAGCGTGCGATGCCGGCCTTGCGAACGCCGGTCAGGCGCACGGTCTGGGTAGCCGCGCCGGGGCCCGCCGCGCCGGCGTTTGCCCGTATCGCGGGCTTGAGCGCGCTGGCGCACCATTCCATGCTGGCCGAGCCGATATCGCCGGTCTATGCGTTGACCATCGCCGACTGGAAGCACGCGATCGATGCCGGCGTGCAGGAACTGCCAGAGCCCGAACCGGGCGCCCAGGAATGGCAGCTTTGGAACTACAGCCCGGCCCTGGATCCGAACGCCGTCACGGTGGATCCGCTCTCGTTGACGCTCAGCCTGCGAGAAAAAACCGATGACCGGATCCAGCTCGCGCTGGAAGAGTTGAAGGAGCAGTTCCCATGGTGA